From the genome of Hymenobacter sp. PAMC 26628, one region includes:
- a CDS encoding ATP-binding cassette domain-containing protein encodes MTPFPHTYKAPLLTLENVSMRFGAELVLRDLNAQVLDVVRPGLHQGQVVGIYGRSGIGKSVLCRLLAGLGAPSAGTVRVGEAQEPVRAGAVGYVQQRYPLFNHYSLADNLLLAARRKYAPADALAHVEVYLDRFGLGAHRRKYPAQLSGGQRQRAAIAQQLLCSDHLILLDEPFSGLDVAMIDEVKKIIVEVTTLDELNTVLIVSHDIATTTALADRLWLLSHERDAATGQLLPGATISPRHQYNLAEMGLAWHPDVESEPEFAQFVAEIKEEIRGS; translated from the coding sequence ATGACGCCTTTTCCGCATACCTACAAAGCCCCGCTACTGACGCTGGAAAACGTCTCGATGCGCTTCGGTGCCGAGCTCGTGCTGCGCGACCTCAATGCCCAGGTACTCGACGTGGTGCGGCCCGGCCTGCACCAGGGGCAGGTGGTGGGCATTTATGGGCGCTCGGGCATCGGCAAGTCGGTGCTGTGCCGGCTGCTGGCAGGGCTGGGGGCCCCCAGCGCGGGCACCGTGCGGGTGGGCGAAGCCCAAGAGCCCGTGCGCGCCGGCGCCGTGGGCTACGTGCAGCAGCGCTACCCGCTGTTCAATCACTACTCATTGGCCGACAACCTGTTGCTGGCCGCCCGCCGCAAGTACGCCCCCGCCGACGCCCTCGCCCACGTCGAGGTATACCTCGACCGTTTCGGCCTGGGGGCCCACCGCCGCAAGTACCCGGCCCAGCTCTCGGGCGGGCAGCGCCAGCGGGCGGCCATTGCCCAGCAGCTGCTCTGCTCCGACCACCTCATCCTGCTCGACGAGCCCTTCTCGGGCCTCGACGTGGCGATGATCGACGAGGTGAAGAAAATTATCGTCGAGGTCACGACCCTCGACGAGCTGAATACGGTCCTCATCGTCTCGCACGACATCGCCACCACCACCGCCCTCGCCGACCGCCTCTGGCTGCTGAGCCACGAACGCGACGCCGCCACCGGCCAGCTCCTGCCCGGGGCCACCATCAGCCCCCGCCACCAATACAACTTGGCCGAAATGGGCCTGGCCTGGCACCCCGACGTGGAAAGCGAGCCAGAATTCGCGCAGTTCGTGGCCGAGATTAAGGAGGAGATTCGGGGGAGTTAG
- a CDS encoding AAA family ATPase, giving the protein MLKRLHIKNFTVFADADFEFGPGLNVLVGTNGTGKSHVLKLGYAVAQTVAAAERNRRNKSADEASLDTLNLFAALGLSTRLSNVFLPGTQNRLVRNISNSEDAQINSAFGKEGEIGFNFSIGYSQKPSNTISSIDTTKTFTSSFVEVAVPVFIPAKEILSLMPDIVGISKSNPDVFDSTYSDLATQLTIRAPQVPPVLARTIVDGWAKVMQGTIQSEDGRFYFQPNKGNRFRIGLAAEGFRKLGTLIHLLTNGSLNSGSTLFWDEPEANLNPALLRQLAAILAELARQGFQIILATHSTDLLKEFHILSRQKDAKPLPIKYFGLNAEPGEATRIVTTDNFELLPDVVALAAELKQADELEEIFIREDREYYANNRGEQPGL; this is encoded by the coding sequence ATGCTAAAGCGTCTCCACATTAAGAATTTCACCGTTTTTGCCGACGCCGACTTTGAGTTCGGGCCGGGGCTGAATGTGCTTGTTGGTACTAATGGTACTGGAAAGAGCCATGTGCTTAAGCTGGGGTATGCAGTAGCTCAAACAGTTGCTGCGGCAGAGCGAAACCGGCGTAATAAATCTGCAGATGAAGCAAGCCTCGATACCCTCAATCTTTTTGCCGCTCTTGGTTTAAGCACGCGTCTATCTAATGTATTTCTTCCTGGTACCCAAAACAGATTAGTAAGAAACATCTCTAATAGTGAAGATGCACAAATAAATTCTGCTTTTGGTAAAGAAGGTGAAATAGGATTTAATTTCAGTATTGGATATTCCCAAAAGCCCTCAAATACTATTAGTAGTATTGATACTACTAAAACATTTACTTCTTCATTTGTAGAAGTAGCTGTTCCAGTTTTTATTCCAGCTAAAGAAATTCTGTCGCTTATGCCAGATATTGTGGGTATAAGCAAAAGTAATCCAGATGTGTTCGATAGTACATATTCTGACCTTGCTACGCAGTTAACTATTAGGGCGCCACAAGTTCCACCTGTCCTCGCAAGGACTATAGTTGATGGATGGGCCAAAGTAATGCAGGGAACGATACAGTCAGAAGACGGAAGGTTTTATTTTCAACCAAATAAGGGCAATAGATTCAGAATAGGGCTAGCTGCTGAAGGATTTCGAAAACTTGGTACATTGATCCATTTATTGACTAATGGTAGTCTAAATAGTGGATCAACTCTTTTTTGGGATGAGCCTGAAGCCAATTTGAATCCAGCGCTTCTTCGTCAATTAGCCGCCATTCTAGCCGAATTAGCCCGCCAGGGATTTCAAATAATTCTGGCTACGCACAGCACAGATTTACTTAAGGAATTTCACATCCTTTCGCGGCAAAAAGATGCCAAGCCGCTGCCGATAAAATATTTTGGGTTGAATGCCGAACCCGGTGAGGCTACCCGAATTGTTACGACCGATAATTTCGAGCTTTTGCCCGATGTCGTGGCGCTAGCGGCAGAATTAAAGCAAGCGGACGAATTAGAGGAAATTTTTATCCGCGAAGACCGGGAGTACTATGCCAACAATCGAGGAGAACAGCCTGGCCTTTGA
- a CDS encoding response regulator transcription factor, producing MRLLVIDDEPGIARFLKQGLEEEAFAVDVAGTGPAGLALALAQTYDLLLVDWMLPGLSGLEVCQQLRAAHDQTPLIFLTAKDTVADTIAGLQAGANDYIRKPFHFEELLERIRVQLRVAGPPAEPERFSVGPIVLDVGTHQVHKDGEEIMLTQKEFALLEYLLRHKGKVCRRQKIIENVWDIHFEYNTGVIDVYMNALRKKLKLGKEDEYLQTIRGIGYVARD from the coding sequence ATGCGACTATTGGTGATTGACGACGAACCCGGCATTGCCCGGTTCCTGAAGCAGGGGCTGGAGGAAGAGGCCTTCGCCGTGGACGTGGCCGGCACGGGCCCCGCCGGCCTGGCCCTGGCCCTGGCCCAGACGTACGACCTGCTGCTGGTGGACTGGATGCTGCCCGGCCTCAGCGGCTTGGAAGTATGCCAGCAGCTGCGCGCCGCCCACGACCAAACGCCCCTCATTTTCCTCACTGCCAAAGACACCGTGGCCGATACCATCGCCGGCTTGCAGGCGGGGGCCAACGACTACATCCGGAAGCCGTTCCACTTCGAAGAGCTGCTGGAGCGCATCCGGGTGCAGCTGCGGGTGGCGGGGCCCCCGGCCGAGCCCGAGCGCTTCAGCGTGGGGCCCATCGTGCTCGACGTGGGCACCCACCAGGTGCACAAAGACGGCGAGGAAATTATGCTCACCCAGAAAGAGTTTGCCCTGCTCGAATACCTGCTGCGCCACAAGGGCAAGGTATGCCGCCGCCAAAAAATCATCGAAAACGTGTGGGACATCCACTTCGAGTACAACACCGGCGTGATTGACGTGTACATGAACGCGCTGCGCAAAAAGCTCAAGCTGGGCAAGGAAGACGAGTACCTGCAAACCATCCGCGGCATTGGGTATGTCGCCCGCGACTAA
- a CDS encoding ABC transporter permease produces MHSLFTPNAQPRRRVLAMLVGTQAAALLALWAFYPLQIFPRLGDVLGALADLVTTQGLVPALWASMVTAGQALAGATALALLISYCTALPFFRPLAFVASKLRYLTLTGLTFFMALLLSSGHQVKLSVLTFGATVYLVTGMTRVILDTTQEEMDHARTLGLGEWRSFWEVVVRGKLPAMLEVVRQNFAIVWTLITLVETLYQSEGGIGLLLYKQNRYLHLDGVLAIQLVILATGALQDYGFEALRRWIFPYATLGTAQ; encoded by the coding sequence ATGCACTCCCTTTTTACCCCCAATGCCCAGCCGCGCCGGCGGGTGCTGGCCATGCTCGTCGGCACGCAGGCGGCGGCGCTGCTGGCGCTGTGGGCTTTTTATCCGCTTCAAATATTCCCCCGGCTCGGCGACGTGCTGGGGGCCCTGGCCGACCTCGTGACCACCCAGGGCCTGGTGCCGGCGCTGTGGGCCAGCATGGTAACGGCTGGTCAGGCGCTGGCGGGGGCCACGGCGCTGGCGCTGCTGATTTCGTACTGCACGGCGCTGCCGTTTTTCCGGCCGCTGGCGTTCGTGGCCTCCAAGCTGCGCTACCTCACGCTCACGGGCCTCACGTTTTTCATGGCCCTGCTACTCAGCTCGGGCCACCAGGTGAAGCTCTCGGTGCTCACCTTCGGGGCCACGGTGTACCTCGTCACGGGCATGACGCGCGTCATCCTCGATACCACGCAGGAGGAGATGGACCACGCCCGCACCCTGGGCCTGGGCGAGTGGCGCAGCTTTTGGGAAGTGGTGGTGCGCGGCAAGCTGCCCGCCATGCTCGAAGTGGTGCGCCAAAACTTCGCCATCGTCTGGACGCTGATTACGCTGGTCGAGACGCTCTACCAATCTGAAGGCGGCATCGGCCTGCTGCTCTACAAGCAAAACCGCTACCTGCACCTCGACGGCGTGCTGGCCATTCAACTGGTCATCCTCGCCACCGGGGCCCTGCAAGACTATGGGTTCGAAGCCCTGCGCCGGTGGATTTTTCCCTACGCCACGCTGGGCACCGCCCAGTAG
- a CDS encoding Dps family protein yields MKVCLLAASVALLAAAAPHHATAQTRRANRTPTGQAAPAATGAATAPDNTPTPPADPNGKLDYRNPAADPLIPVEADKRQPITDDLQATVVELLELFHDSKQCHWNLRGPLYLPLHEKLQENADEYRKYADILAERVLQVGHPIDGRTGVIAATANLGDMPGGYLSDKQVLILMTERITTVAKRVRQRIDHMSKIDEVTSNQLQELSYVLDKHVWQFRVHMQ; encoded by the coding sequence ATGAAAGTTTGCCTCCTTGCGGCTTCCGTAGCCCTATTGGCCGCCGCAGCTCCCCACCACGCCACCGCCCAAACCCGCCGCGCCAACCGGACCCCCACTGGGCAAGCTGCCCCGGCGGCCACTGGGGCCGCCACGGCCCCCGACAACACCCCCACGCCCCCGGCCGACCCCAACGGCAAGCTCGACTACCGCAACCCGGCCGCCGACCCGCTCATTCCGGTGGAGGCCGACAAGCGCCAGCCCATCACCGACGACCTGCAAGCCACGGTAGTAGAGCTGCTGGAGCTGTTCCACGACTCAAAGCAGTGCCATTGGAACCTGCGGGGCCCCCTGTACCTGCCGCTGCACGAGAAGCTGCAAGAAAATGCCGACGAGTACCGCAAGTACGCCGACATCCTGGCCGAGCGCGTGCTGCAAGTAGGCCACCCCATCGACGGCCGCACCGGCGTAATAGCTGCCACTGCCAACCTGGGCGACATGCCCGGCGGCTATCTCTCCGACAAGCAAGTGCTCATCCTCATGACCGAGCGCATCACCACCGTGGCCAAGCGCGTGCGCCAGCGCATTGACCACATGAGCAAAATTGACGAGGTGACTTCCAACCAATTGCAGGAGTTGAGCTACGTTCTCGACAAGCACGTGTGGCAGTTCCGCGTGCACATGCAATAA